From one Carboxydocella sporoproducens DSM 16521 genomic stretch:
- a CDS encoding adenylate kinase yields the protein MRLLIMGPPGAGKGTQAEVLVKKLEIPHISTGDMFRAAIKEGTEMGKKAKEYMDAGQLVPDEVVVGMVKERLSKEDCAHGFLLDGFPRTIAQAEALEKTLQELDMQIDAVINIAVPREKLMERLTGRRICRACGASYHVVFNPPARPGICDKCGGELYQRDDDNEATVANRLDVYEAQTQPLIDFYQVRGLLRQIDGDQPIDKVLSDILTAIGK from the coding sequence GTGAGATTGTTGATCATGGGGCCCCCGGGTGCTGGTAAGGGCACTCAAGCCGAGGTATTAGTAAAGAAATTAGAGATACCTCACATTTCCACCGGTGATATGTTCCGGGCTGCTATTAAGGAAGGCACTGAAATGGGCAAAAAAGCCAAGGAATATATGGATGCCGGTCAACTGGTTCCCGATGAAGTAGTGGTCGGGATGGTAAAAGAGAGACTGAGCAAGGAAGATTGTGCTCATGGCTTTTTACTGGATGGTTTTCCACGGACTATCGCCCAGGCAGAAGCACTGGAAAAAACATTACAAGAATTGGATATGCAGATCGATGCAGTCATTAATATAGCTGTGCCCCGGGAGAAACTGATGGAGCGCCTGACCGGTCGTAGAATTTGCCGGGCTTGTGGAGCCAGCTATCATGTAGTATTTAATCCTCCTGCCCGGCCAGGCATTTGTGACAAGTGTGGTGGAGAACTGTATCAACGGGATGATGATAATGAAGCAACAGTAGCCAATCGTCTGGATGTTTACGAGGCTCAAACTCAACCATTAATTGACTTTTATCAAGTCAGGGGATTGCTGCGGCAAATCGACGGTGACCAGCCCATTGACAAGGTATTGAGTGATATTTTAACGGCTATTGGCAAATAA
- a CDS encoding GNAT family N-acetyltransferase — translation MRRVQTDKGEVAVGGPLTEDVLACLQFDPGLTAFRRPHEQHRALQQIAAMPEGRVYGCIADETLVGYVTFHPAEEEGRWGKGEFAGFILELGAIEISPEWRGFGLAGLLLQETFCDDFWEDYIVISQHLHWHWDLKGTGLDLWGYKKMLSHVMEKGGFQLRNTDEPEIASHPANMLRVRIGKRVPAERVIQFEGSLYQNLWML, via the coding sequence ATGCGGAGAGTACAGACAGATAAGGGAGAAGTGGCAGTAGGAGGGCCGCTAACGGAAGATGTGCTGGCATGTTTGCAGTTTGATCCGGGCTTAACTGCCTTTCGGCGGCCTCATGAACAGCACCGGGCTTTGCAGCAAATAGCGGCCATGCCGGAAGGCAGGGTATATGGATGTATTGCCGACGAAACACTGGTAGGCTATGTAACCTTTCATCCTGCTGAAGAGGAGGGGCGCTGGGGTAAAGGGGAATTTGCCGGCTTTATCCTGGAACTGGGGGCTATTGAAATTTCACCGGAGTGGCGGGGTTTTGGGCTGGCTGGCTTACTGTTGCAGGAAACTTTCTGTGATGATTTCTGGGAAGATTATATCGTGATTTCCCAGCATTTGCACTGGCACTGGGACTTAAAAGGCACAGGGCTGGATTTATGGGGCTACAAGAAGATGTTGAGTCATGTGATGGAGAAAGGGGGATTCCAGCTCCGAAATACCGATGAGCCGGAAATAGCCAGCCATCCTGCCAATATGCTCCGGGTACGGATCGGCAAACGAGTACCGGCGGAGAGAGTCATCCAGTTCGAAGGCAGCCTCTATCAGAATCTTTGGATGTTATAA
- a CDS encoding CBS and ACT domain-containing protein, whose translation MEVYRIMRSPVVTVNPQTTLAEAWKIMKNLRIRHLPVISEGRLVGIVSDRDLRSASPAFWEENSEEKTCQIWIGQIMSKNVITIAPDDTIDEAARIMYEFRIGSLPVVDGKYLVGLLTQSDILRALTELLGVHEPGSQLILEIPDRPGVLADIAIIFKNLGVNIVSVVTLPKRRHEEYRLMVIRVNTIDPRKIMAALQQAGYIVRTPRLEDTGYGR comes from the coding sequence ATGGAAGTCTACCGAATTATGCGTTCACCAGTGGTAACTGTTAACCCTCAAACTACCCTGGCGGAAGCCTGGAAAATTATGAAAAATTTGCGCATCAGGCATTTGCCGGTAATTTCCGAAGGGCGGCTGGTAGGGATTGTTTCTGATCGGGATTTGCGTTCTGCCAGCCCGGCGTTCTGGGAAGAAAACAGCGAAGAAAAAACCTGCCAAATTTGGATCGGGCAGATCATGAGCAAAAATGTGATTACTATCGCGCCTGATGATACCATAGATGAGGCAGCCAGGATTATGTATGAATTCAGGATCGGCTCCTTGCCAGTGGTCGATGGCAAGTACCTGGTCGGGCTTTTGACCCAAAGCGATATTTTGCGGGCATTAACGGAATTGCTGGGTGTACACGAACCCGGCTCCCAGTTAATTTTGGAAATACCAGATCGGCCAGGCGTACTGGCTGACATCGCCATTATTTTCAAAAATCTGGGAGTAAATATTGTCAGTGTTGTCACTTTACCCAAACGCAGGCATGAGGAATACCGTTTGATGGTAATCAGGGTCAATACCATCGATCCCCGCAAAATTATGGCTGCTTTACAGCAAGCAGGATATATAGTCAGAACGCCGCGACTGGAGGATACCGGCTATGGGCGGTAG
- a CDS encoding cell wall hydrolase, producing MSKGKKYRLCCLVLIGLLMLAPLARAAEVDFRQGRLVPIVSRSIVLSRNVPAIHRVRPGEYLLRIARQYNVSVQDLIRANGLKSKIIYPGQKLIIPRGSKMMARASGRMAAGVYYYKGRIIRISESEMDLLARLVHAEARGESFQGKVAVAAVVLNRVINDQFPDTVKEVILQKTRGTYQFSPVQDGAINLPADRESYEAVREALAGYDPTEGSLYFYNPQIATDTWIKTLPTSTMIGNHVFAR from the coding sequence ATGAGTAAGGGAAAAAAATATCGATTATGTTGCCTGGTGCTGATTGGATTGCTTATGCTTGCTCCCCTGGCCCGGGCAGCGGAGGTCGATTTTCGTCAGGGCAGACTGGTGCCGATTGTTTCCAGGAGCATTGTCTTAAGCCGAAATGTACCCGCTATTCATCGGGTGCGTCCGGGAGAATACCTGTTGCGGATTGCGCGTCAGTATAATGTTTCAGTTCAGGATTTGATCAGAGCAAATGGTTTAAAAAGCAAAATTATTTACCCGGGACAAAAATTAATTATACCAAGGGGTAGCAAAATGATGGCCCGTGCATCTGGCAGAATGGCAGCCGGGGTTTATTACTACAAAGGCAGGATAATCAGGATCAGTGAAAGTGAAATGGATCTGCTGGCCCGGCTGGTGCATGCTGAGGCCAGAGGAGAGTCTTTCCAGGGAAAAGTGGCAGTAGCTGCTGTTGTCTTAAACCGGGTAATAAATGACCAGTTTCCTGATACCGTGAAAGAAGTTATTCTGCAAAAAACCCGGGGAACCTACCAGTTTAGTCCGGTCCAGGATGGGGCTATCAATTTGCCGGCTGACAGGGAATCTTATGAGGCAGTACGGGAAGCGCTTGCCGGTTATGACCCTACGGAAGGATCGTTGTATTTCTATAATCCTCAGATTGCCACAGATACCTGGATCAAAACTTTGCCTACATCTACGATGATTGGCAATCATGTTTTTGCCCGTTAG
- a CDS encoding acetoin utilization protein AcuC, producing the protein MGGRSLLIHSRHFQRYQLSDEHPFNPLRLELTETLIKAMGLWPEKALEARGATFEELVLFHSPAYVNAVFSLGEKGECSLGPEAWGLGTEDNPVFPRMGQAAALLVGASIQGAELILAGNAEHVLNYAGGLHHAHREQASGFCVFNDIVLAIKKFCQAGWRVVYIDTDAHHGDGVQWAFYDNPQVLTISLHETGRYLFPGTGKITELGQGAGYGYSINLPLEPFSDTASMLECFQLLLPPLLEAFKPDVIVSQHGCDTHYLDPLTHLHGDMHLLRAYAELIHGYAHQYSGGRWLALGGGGYDIWRVVPRAWTLLWATLSHQLCLPVVPASWLEQWQGGAPVPLPAMMMDPEDMVKPIPRQQEIREKNLANAQRVLQNAYPIIAGIIG; encoded by the coding sequence ATGGGCGGTAGAAGTCTTTTAATCCATAGCCGGCATTTTCAGCGGTATCAGCTTAGTGATGAACATCCCTTCAATCCTTTGCGGCTGGAATTAACAGAAACCCTGATTAAAGCCATGGGGCTATGGCCAGAGAAGGCGCTAGAAGCGCGAGGTGCAACTTTTGAAGAACTGGTACTCTTCCATTCTCCTGCCTATGTCAATGCGGTTTTTAGTCTGGGGGAAAAAGGGGAATGTTCCCTGGGCCCCGAGGCATGGGGACTGGGTACGGAAGACAATCCGGTTTTTCCCCGGATGGGGCAAGCAGCAGCCTTGCTGGTGGGGGCATCGATACAGGGAGCCGAATTGATTCTTGCCGGCAACGCTGAGCATGTTTTGAACTATGCGGGTGGATTACACCATGCCCACCGGGAACAGGCTTCCGGCTTTTGCGTTTTTAATGATATTGTGCTGGCAATCAAGAAATTTTGTCAGGCAGGCTGGCGGGTCGTCTATATCGATACTGATGCTCACCATGGTGATGGCGTGCAATGGGCATTTTATGATAATCCCCAGGTTTTAACCATCTCATTGCATGAAACGGGAAGATATCTCTTTCCTGGTACAGGGAAAATTACCGAACTGGGTCAGGGAGCCGGATATGGCTATAGTATCAATTTACCTTTAGAACCCTTTTCGGATACTGCCAGTATGCTGGAATGTTTTCAGCTGCTGTTACCCCCTCTTTTAGAGGCGTTTAAACCGGATGTAATTGTTTCTCAGCACGGCTGTGATACCCATTATCTGGATCCATTAACCCATCTGCATGGGGACATGCATCTATTACGAGCCTATGCCGAGTTAATTCACGGCTATGCCCATCAATATTCCGGAGGAAGGTGGCTGGCCTTAGGGGGAGGGGGTTATGATATCTGGCGGGTTGTTCCCCGGGCCTGGACACTCCTCTGGGCAACTTTGAGTCACCAGCTGTGTTTACCAGTTGTACCGGCCAGCTGGCTAGAACAGTGGCAGGGAGGAGCGCCAGTACCTTTACCGGCAATGATGATGGACCCGGAAGACATGGTAAAGCCTATTCCCCGGCAGCAGGAAATTCGCGAAAAAAATCTGGCTAATGCGCAGCGGGTATTACAAAATGCTTATCCTATTATCGCAGGAATAATTGGTTAA
- the speE gene encoding polyamine aminopropyltransferase, with protein MELWLREQHTEGYSVSWKIKEIFYQKQTPYQHLAIVEFYDLGRALVLDGIVQTTEKDEYIYHEMIAHVPMFSLRQVETVLVIGGGDGGTVREVLKHTGVKKVVLAEIDEDVINACRQYLPVTAACLSDPRVELAIGDGIKYVEQQQAAFDLIIVDSSDPIGPAEPLFGSKFYQLVKRALKPGGAVVAQTESPLFYPQAFQRAVQAMRENFTYVKPYLTAIPSYVGGFWTFTMASDSELKPSWPETLPFSNRYYTPEVHQAAFALPPFVAEIVNK; from the coding sequence ATGGAGCTGTGGCTGAGAGAGCAACATACAGAGGGCTATAGCGTGAGTTGGAAAATAAAGGAAATATTTTATCAAAAACAAACTCCCTATCAACATCTGGCAATTGTTGAATTTTATGATTTAGGGAGAGCATTGGTTCTGGACGGGATTGTTCAGACCACTGAAAAAGATGAATATATTTATCATGAAATGATTGCCCATGTGCCCATGTTCAGTTTGCGGCAGGTGGAAACGGTACTGGTCATCGGTGGCGGTGATGGCGGTACAGTCCGCGAAGTGCTGAAACACACCGGGGTTAAAAAGGTGGTACTGGCTGAAATTGATGAAGATGTAATCAATGCCTGTCGGCAGTATTTGCCGGTAACGGCTGCCTGCCTGAGCGATCCCCGGGTTGAACTGGCCATTGGGGATGGGATTAAATATGTCGAGCAGCAGCAAGCTGCCTTTGATTTGATTATCGTTGATTCTTCCGACCCCATTGGACCTGCTGAACCACTGTTTGGCAGCAAGTTCTATCAGCTGGTCAAACGGGCTTTAAAGCCTGGAGGAGCAGTAGTAGCCCAGACGGAGTCGCCCCTCTTTTATCCACAGGCGTTTCAGAGAGCGGTGCAGGCTATGCGGGAGAATTTCACCTATGTTAAACCTTATTTAACAGCTATTCCTAGCTATGTGGGAGGATTCTGGACTTTTACTATGGCCAGTGATTCGGAACTGAAACCAAGCTGGCCTGAAACCCTGCCCTTTAGTAACCGTTATTATACACCGGAAGTTCATCAGGCTGCCTTTGCCTTACCGCCCTTTGTAGCGGAAATTGTGAATAAATAA
- a CDS encoding bifunctional diguanylate cyclase/phosphohydrolase, translating into MAHENFGKTLIEFKVGVFLFAFLSYVAFIGSSSISWNLILAMLLVISYNFLIYFTWNHNLLQRSRYLIIFGEIVLFGYLMLSSQGNAYFQPLFYLVITTYAIRFGARFGLLTALTGWLAVIVTGISQEGDLPLLLSKPETGILQGSIWALIGWFVGKIMESRHKLQESYQKLTTIMKIDHITGVYSYRYIQQFLAEEILKARQKHEQLSIIRISIDGFQPIVDGYGQEVTQQILKTVGELIQENIRGKDKVGRYGEDEFIVLLPGSDSFDALDVGEKIRIAVRNHSYPFEDEKLRITVSLGIATFPKDAEDMDNLLYRANQTLFRARHLRRDRVCLSSITIDEVQNKIKKAGTALAENIPTLVALIDAKDVNTCGHSERVTKYAVAMARKLGFTEKELERLQYGALLHDIGKINVEEHILDKPGSLNEDEIYSIRNHPAFGANFLASIDYLQMVTPLVLYHHERWDGSGYPEGLKGEEIPLGARIIAIADSYDAMVSERPYKKPLQPAAAWDEIKNCAGTCFDPALVEVFCQVVDRETGQIKPA; encoded by the coding sequence GTGGCACATGAAAACTTTGGCAAGACATTAATCGAGTTTAAGGTCGGAGTATTTTTATTCGCTTTTTTGTCTTATGTAGCTTTTATAGGCTCCAGTTCAATTTCATGGAACCTGATTCTGGCTATGTTATTAGTTATATCCTATAATTTCCTCATTTATTTTACATGGAATCATAATCTTCTGCAACGGAGCCGTTATCTAATTATCTTTGGTGAAATTGTGCTGTTTGGCTACTTGATGTTGTCTTCACAGGGTAATGCCTATTTCCAGCCTCTGTTTTACCTGGTGATTACCACCTATGCCATTCGGTTTGGGGCCAGATTCGGGTTGCTAACCGCCTTAACCGGCTGGCTGGCGGTAATTGTGACGGGAATCAGCCAGGAAGGGGATTTGCCTTTATTACTAAGCAAACCGGAAACGGGGATTTTGCAGGGCTCAATCTGGGCACTTATTGGCTGGTTTGTCGGTAAAATAATGGAAAGCCGTCATAAACTGCAGGAAAGCTATCAAAAACTGACTACCATTATGAAAATTGACCATATTACCGGGGTATATAGTTATCGGTATATTCAGCAGTTTCTCGCCGAGGAGATATTAAAAGCCAGACAAAAGCATGAGCAGTTATCGATAATTCGGATTAGTATTGATGGTTTCCAGCCGATAGTTGATGGCTATGGTCAGGAGGTAACCCAGCAGATTTTAAAGACTGTGGGGGAACTGATCCAGGAAAATATTCGAGGTAAAGATAAGGTAGGGCGATATGGGGAAGATGAGTTTATCGTTTTATTGCCCGGTTCCGATAGTTTCGATGCCCTGGATGTGGGGGAAAAAATTCGCATTGCCGTACGAAACCACTCTTACCCCTTTGAAGACGAGAAGCTCAGGATAACAGTCTCCCTGGGGATTGCCACTTTTCCAAAAGACGCTGAGGATATGGACAATTTATTATACAGGGCCAACCAGACCCTGTTTCGGGCCCGCCATTTACGGCGCGACCGGGTGTGCCTTTCATCTATCACCATTGATGAGGTACAGAATAAAATCAAAAAGGCTGGTACCGCTCTGGCCGAAAATATCCCTACCCTGGTTGCTCTCATTGATGCCAAGGATGTCAACACCTGTGGCCATTCGGAGCGGGTAACCAAATATGCGGTGGCTATGGCCAGAAAACTGGGCTTTACTGAAAAAGAACTGGAGAGACTGCAGTATGGAGCCCTGCTCCACGATATCGGCAAAATCAATGTGGAAGAACATATCCTGGATAAACCGGGAAGTTTGAATGAAGATGAAATTTACTCCATCCGTAATCATCCGGCCTTTGGAGCCAATTTTCTGGCTTCCATTGACTATTTGCAGATGGTAACACCGCTGGTTTTATATCACCATGAGCGCTGGGATGGCTCCGGTTATCCGGAAGGGCTGAAGGGTGAAGAAATACCGCTGGGGGCAAGGATTATAGCTATTGCTGATTCCTATGATGCCATGGTATCGGAACGTCCCTATAAAAAGCCCTTACAACCGGCAGCAGCCTGGGATGAAATCAAAAATTGTGCTGGTACCTGTTTTGATCCGGCTCTGGTTGAAGTATTCTGCCAGGTGGTGGATCGGGAAACCGGTCAGATCAAGCCCGCTTAA
- a CDS encoding transglycosylase domain-containing protein, whose protein sequence is MTRSKWRLAVMVILFLFLLSGCKPLNQWLPRLPQPQLPAATLITDHKGRVIGQIYEQKRYPVKLKDISPYVLQAVIAAEDRDFYLHQGLDPAGIIRAIWHNLRAGRIVEGGSTISQQTVKNLFLSQERTWKRKLLEAWWVIQLEQQYTKDEILELYLNSVYFGEGAYGIEAAAQTYFGKRAKDLNLAESALLAATLKAPSRVNPWANLEATKKRQRYVLQQMVEMKVITPEQARQAEEQPLQIRKKQRAVSSLAPYFLDLVKQQAEKQVDQETLLAGGLKIETTLDAEIQQVVNDRVQTYLQKYPGLQVAVIVLENDSGAVRALTGGRDWWQSSYNRVLARRQPGSAFKPFLYALALEQGMQANSLYKCEPVNFKGYQPQDYGRPGYHGRELTMAEAVWVSDNIIPVKILAQYGPEQLVKEAKKFGFTSPLPPVLSLALGSGEVTPWEMAAAYRVFPGKGQYIEPWYISRIVTGTGTNLWQGQPRRWQALGPELAFQLLDMMRGVTGPQGTAARISQIIRNQAVAGKTGTTQENRDAWFAGFNSKYTVVVWLGYDLKGKGVGTGGKMAAPLWAEIVNSPALRGEMEFNVPGNIVKEKVCLDSGQKAGPACERTAELAFEQGKEPQEYCALHWFVPFINLPGF, encoded by the coding sequence ATGACCAGAAGCAAATGGCGTTTAGCGGTCATGGTTATCCTTTTTCTTTTTCTGCTCTCTGGTTGTAAACCCTTAAATCAATGGTTGCCCCGTTTGCCACAGCCCCAGCTGCCGGCGGCTACTCTGATTACTGATCACAAGGGCAGAGTGATCGGACAAATTTATGAACAAAAACGTTATCCGGTTAAACTGAAAGACATATCCCCTTATGTGCTGCAAGCAGTAATAGCGGCTGAAGACCGGGATTTTTATCTGCATCAGGGGCTGGATCCAGCTGGTATAATCCGGGCTATCTGGCATAATTTGAGGGCTGGCCGGATAGTGGAGGGGGGCAGTACCATCTCCCAGCAAACGGTAAAAAACCTGTTTTTGAGCCAGGAAAGAACATGGAAGCGCAAGCTGCTGGAGGCCTGGTGGGTTATTCAGCTGGAACAGCAATATACCAAAGATGAGATCCTGGAGCTATATCTCAATAGCGTTTATTTTGGCGAAGGAGCCTATGGTATAGAAGCTGCAGCTCAAACCTACTTTGGCAAAAGGGCCAAAGATTTGAACCTGGCTGAAAGCGCCTTGCTGGCCGCTACTTTGAAAGCACCTTCGCGCGTAAATCCCTGGGCTAACCTGGAAGCGACCAAAAAGCGGCAGCGCTATGTTCTGCAGCAAATGGTGGAAATGAAAGTCATCACTCCTGAACAGGCCCGTCAGGCCGAGGAACAACCATTGCAAATCCGAAAAAAGCAAAGGGCTGTTTCCAGCCTGGCTCCTTACTTTCTGGACCTGGTCAAGCAACAGGCGGAAAAGCAGGTTGACCAGGAAACCTTGCTGGCAGGGGGACTGAAAATCGAGACGACTCTGGATGCAGAGATTCAGCAGGTGGTTAATGACAGGGTACAAACATATTTGCAGAAATATCCCGGACTGCAGGTAGCGGTGATAGTGCTGGAGAATGATAGCGGGGCTGTTCGGGCCCTGACCGGTGGCCGGGACTGGTGGCAGAGCTCATATAATCGGGTCTTGGCCCGCCGGCAGCCTGGCTCAGCTTTTAAACCTTTTCTCTATGCTCTGGCGCTGGAGCAAGGGATGCAGGCCAATAGCCTCTATAAATGTGAACCGGTTAATTTCAAGGGTTATCAGCCCCAGGATTATGGCAGGCCCGGTTATCATGGCCGGGAGCTGACTATGGCGGAAGCTGTCTGGGTCTCCGATAATATCATTCCTGTTAAAATTCTGGCCCAGTATGGCCCGGAGCAACTGGTTAAAGAAGCAAAAAAATTTGGTTTTACTTCACCCCTACCGCCGGTGTTATCCCTGGCCCTGGGCAGTGGTGAGGTGACTCCGTGGGAAATGGCGGCGGCTTATCGGGTTTTCCCTGGTAAAGGGCAATATATAGAACCCTGGTATATTTCCAGGATAGTTACCGGTACTGGTACTAATCTCTGGCAGGGACAGCCCAGGCGCTGGCAGGCGCTTGGACCTGAACTTGCTTTTCAACTGTTGGACATGATGCGCGGGGTTACAGGACCACAGGGCACAGCGGCCCGCATTAGCCAGATAATACGGAATCAGGCGGTTGCTGGCAAAACCGGGACCACCCAGGAGAACCGTGATGCCTGGTTTGCAGGCTTTAATAGTAAATATACCGTTGTAGTTTGGCTGGGATATGATCTCAAAGGAAAAGGGGTAGGGACTGGAGGAAAAATGGCCGCACCGCTCTGGGCTGAAATTGTCAATTCCCCTGCCTTGCGAGGGGAGATGGAATTTAACGTTCCTGGTAATATAGTTAAGGAAAAAGTTTGTCTGGATTCAGGGCAAAAGGCAGGACCAGCCTGTGAACGCACTGCCGAGCTGGCTTTTGAGCAGGGTAAAGAGCCCCAGGAGTACTGTGCCCTGCACTGGTTTGTTCCCTTTATCAATCTGCCTGGATTTTAG
- a CDS encoding DUF362 domain-containing protein: MAAKVYYTSMRTKRGESLLAKLVRLYKRAGFEEIISPGDLVAIKVHFGEKGNTAYIRPQFIRQVVEQVKLAGGKPFLTDANTLYRGSRANAVDHLITAIENGFDYAVVGAPLIIADGLTGHDYIKVPVNLKHFQEVKIGAAAVHADAFIAVSHFKGHEATGFGGTIKNIGMGLGSRSGKQNMHSDLLPRVNREKCIKCGRCIKWCPADAIAFAGEEGTALISETRCIGCGECVTVCPVQAIAINWKTEADMLQEKMVEYTYGVLKDKVGKCGFISFVTSVSPDCDCCGWSDAPLVADLGILASKDPVALDQACVDLVNQAPVNRISVLGDKQVEDKFRALYPKVDWSVQLRYGEEIGLGTRQYELIEV, translated from the coding sequence ATGGCAGCAAAGGTTTACTATACGTCAATGCGTACCAAACGGGGAGAGAGTTTGTTAGCCAAACTGGTACGTCTGTACAAAAGAGCCGGTTTTGAGGAAATCATCAGTCCTGGAGATCTGGTGGCCATCAAAGTCCATTTCGGCGAAAAAGGCAATACAGCGTACATAAGACCGCAATTTATCCGGCAGGTAGTAGAACAGGTTAAACTGGCCGGAGGGAAACCGTTTTTGACAGATGCCAATACCCTCTACCGGGGTAGCCGGGCCAATGCTGTTGACCATTTGATTACTGCTATTGAAAACGGCTTTGATTATGCCGTAGTGGGCGCACCTCTGATTATTGCTGATGGTTTGACCGGACACGACTATATTAAGGTGCCAGTTAACCTCAAACACTTTCAGGAAGTAAAAATCGGCGCTGCGGCGGTACATGCCGATGCCTTTATTGCTGTCAGCCATTTTAAGGGACATGAGGCTACCGGTTTTGGCGGCACTATAAAAAATATCGGAATGGGTCTGGGGAGCAGAAGTGGCAAGCAGAATATGCATTCTGACCTGTTGCCCCGGGTTAATCGGGAGAAATGCATTAAATGCGGGCGATGTATCAAGTGGTGTCCAGCTGATGCTATCGCCTTTGCCGGGGAGGAGGGGACTGCTCTTATCAGTGAAACCAGGTGTATTGGCTGTGGTGAGTGTGTAACCGTTTGTCCGGTTCAGGCTATTGCTATTAACTGGAAGACAGAAGCGGATATGTTGCAGGAAAAAATGGTGGAATACACCTACGGAGTACTAAAGGATAAAGTTGGTAAATGCGGGTTTATCAGTTTTGTTACCAGCGTTTCTCCTGATTGTGATTGCTGTGGCTGGTCCGATGCTCCACTGGTAGCCGATCTGGGCATTCTGGCCTCTAAAGACCCGGTAGCTCTGGATCAAGCCTGTGTCGATCTGGTTAACCAGGCTCCTGTCAACCGGATTTCTGTTCTGGGGGATAAACAGGTAGAGGATAAATTCCGCGCTCTCTATCCCAAAGTGGACTGGTCAGTACAACTAAGGTATGGCGAAGAAATTGGCCTTGGCACAAGGCAGTATGAATTAATTGAAGTTTAA